A window of the Candidatus Brocadiaceae bacterium genome harbors these coding sequences:
- a CDS encoding DNA adenine methylase, producing MLESGNTNTHTNKGYKEKIIEQSPVNRIGGKYYLRNWLLQFIPKHNIYIEPFCGGASLLFAKKPSKVEVLNDIDNHLIGFFRVIKDSNTRQKLIKELAYMPYSRQWWQELRERWKAGNIPKDIVQRVTEWYFLNRSCFSGDQLRGGFAVPSITGRNPARTYSNRISKIISVAGRLKGVTIECLPFEECIKQYDSSNTFFYCDPPYLQVPLRQYYGNKFTIADHQRLAGLLKGIKGRVIVSHYENALYGEFYQGWDKHIYESFKVSRGITKKNRTLKRPKTTEAIYCNF from the coding sequence ATGCTGGAAAGTGGAAATACAAATACACACACCAATAAAGGCTATAAGGAGAAAATAATCGAACAAAGTCCAGTAAACCGGATTGGCGGGAAATATTACCTTCGCAATTGGCTATTACAATTCATCCCAAAACATAACATCTACATTGAACCGTTCTGTGGCGGAGCAAGTCTTTTATTCGCAAAGAAACCGTCGAAGGTGGAAGTCCTGAACGATATTGATAACCACCTGATTGGTTTTTTCAGGGTAATAAAAGATAGTAATACAAGACAAAAGCTCATAAAAGAACTTGCGTATATGCCTTATTCCCGTCAGTGGTGGCAGGAGCTTAGGGAGCGGTGGAAAGCGGGGAATATACCGAAAGATATAGTCCAGAGGGTTACTGAATGGTATTTCCTGAATCGTTCATGTTTTAGTGGCGACCAGTTGAGAGGCGGCTTTGCCGTTCCATCTATTACGGGGCGTAATCCGGCCAGGACGTATTCAAACCGTATTAGCAAAATCATCAGTGTTGCTGGTAGGTTGAAGGGCGTTACTATTGAATGCTTGCCGTTTGAAGAATGTATTAAGCAATACGACAGCTCTAATACTTTTTTTTACTGTGACCCACCGTATTTACAGGTTCCCTTACGGCAATATTACGGCAATAAATTCACGATAGCCGACCACCAGAGGCTTGCAGGGCTATTGAAAGGTATCAAAGGTAGGGTAATAGTATCGCACTACGAAAACGCCCTGTATGGCGAATTCTATCAAGGTTGGGATAAACATATCTATGAGAGTTTCAAGGTCTCAAGGGGTATCACGAAAAAAAATAGGACATTGAAGCGGCCAAAGACTACCGAGGCGATATATTGTAATTTCTGA
- a CDS encoding tyrosine-type recombinase/integrase has translation MAVRYRKYFSMCKDIPCTGKRNKSCPETPKKKTGQYKSCGVWSIEFFDDNNKWQALTFKGVTTKTEAEKRYALFISDRERGQLNLPKRQQIPTLREYCEVYIALYRNGKENTIASRKRAIKALTSYLGEYRLDNLTSFIVEKYRLYRKEKGIRDTSINIDIGVLSHILNTAKRDRIIRYNPCADVSKYKSVQAKDRVLSGAEISLLFDKLLGKDRLMILTALFTGMRLNEVLSLKWDDINFQKGVVTYTPSKTGKTLTVPLSKMLQEELLSFKDSVASDRVFEGSQIVHRIVAMYSKHFGKLFKSLGIDNFTFHNLRHTFSSIMQAELGVGAVVVQGFTGHSSLSMLQKYSHSGIENRKAAIGLLTDYVLSLKKVRHKYDAEKIANA, from the coding sequence ATGGCAGTAAGATACCGGAAATACTTCTCTATGTGTAAGGATATCCCTTGTACGGGAAAGCGTAATAAGTCTTGTCCTGAGACGCCAAAAAAAAAGACAGGGCAATATAAATCCTGTGGTGTATGGAGTATCGAGTTTTTTGACGATAATAACAAGTGGCAGGCTCTTACTTTCAAGGGCGTAACCACAAAGACGGAAGCGGAAAAAAGATACGCTTTGTTTATTTCAGATAGAGAACGGGGACAATTGAACCTGCCAAAGAGACAACAGATACCTACACTAAGAGAATATTGCGAGGTATACATTGCTTTATACCGGAATGGCAAAGAAAACACCATAGCGTCAAGAAAGAGAGCGATTAAGGCATTAACAAGCTATCTGGGTGAATACAGGCTTGATAACCTTACATCATTTATCGTTGAGAAGTACAGGCTATACCGAAAGGAGAAAGGTATTAGGGATACCAGTATAAATATAGACATCGGAGTATTGTCACATATCCTGAACACAGCAAAGAGAGACAGAATCATCAGGTATAATCCTTGTGCCGATGTTAGCAAGTACAAGTCAGTCCAGGCGAAAGACAGGGTCCTATCAGGTGCGGAAATATCGTTACTTTTCGACAAACTGCTGGGAAAAGACAGGCTTATGATACTTACCGCACTATTTACCGGAATGAGGCTTAATGAAGTGCTATCTTTGAAATGGGACGACATAAACTTCCAGAAGGGTGTTGTCACCTATACTCCGTCCAAGACCGGTAAAACGCTAACAGTGCCTCTATCAAAAATGCTTCAAGAAGAACTCCTTTCTTTCAAAGATAGTGTTGCTAGTGACAGGGTGTTTGAGGGTAGCCAGATAGTACACAGAATTGTTGCAATGTATAGCAAACACTTCGGCAAGTTATTCAAATCACTAGGGATAGACAACTTTACCTTCCACAACTTGAGACATACCTTTAGTAGTATCATGCAGGCCGAACTTGGTGTCGGTGCGGTAGTAGTACAAGGCTTTACCGGCCATTCCAGTCTCTCTATGCTACAGAAGTATTCGCATTCAGGTATTGAGAACAGAAAAGCCGCTATTGGTTTATTGACCGATTATGTGTTGTCGTTAAAAAAGGTACGACACAAGTATGACGCAGAAAAGATAGCGAATGCGTAA
- a CDS encoding AAA family ATPase produces MKKLYIGSMKRFSGKNIFTLGLALDLKEKGYQIGYIKPVGKSPINHEGETVDADALFFAETLCLKEAVTTLSPFVFTFDTIHSALSGRMKGPGEEILSAIKSIKGKDVLLIAGTTDIFEGSIFGINGISIVKNTDSRALVVESWKDEDTINGILGAREIFAEDLLGVVINEVREELVDFMTKNVVPYLKSKGIDVFGIIPTDPLLRAVSVATLTGILGGKVLCAEDRLDEMVEHFSIGAMEVNNAHKFYHMSLTTT; encoded by the coding sequence ATGAAGAAACTATACATAGGCTCAATGAAAAGATTTTCGGGGAAGAATATTTTTACGCTCGGGCTGGCGCTTGACTTGAAAGAGAAAGGGTATCAGATTGGTTATATAAAACCAGTAGGCAAATCCCCGATCAATCATGAAGGTGAGACGGTTGATGCGGACGCGCTCTTTTTCGCGGAAACCTTATGTCTGAAAGAGGCCGTTACGACACTGTCGCCGTTTGTTTTCACCTTTGACACAATACATTCAGCCCTTTCCGGCAGGATGAAAGGACCGGGTGAAGAGATTCTGAGTGCGATTAAATCCATAAAGGGCAAGGATGTTTTGCTCATTGCGGGAACAACAGATATCTTCGAAGGGTCAATCTTTGGTATCAATGGCATCAGCATTGTAAAAAACACCGATTCCAGGGCCCTTGTCGTAGAATCCTGGAAGGACGAAGATACGATCAACGGTATTTTGGGAGCCAGGGAAATCTTTGCGGAGGACTTGCTGGGTGTTGTCATAAATGAAGTAAGAGAGGAATTGGTCGATTTCATGACAAAGAACGTTGTCCCGTACCTGAAATCCAAGGGCATAGATGTTTTTGGAATAATACCCACAGATCCTCTGCTCAGGGCGGTTTCCGTCGCGACCTTGACCGGTATACTCGGGGGCAAAGTGCTCTGCGCGGAAGACAGGCTTGATGAGATGGTTGAACATTTCTCAATCGGCGCGATGGAGGTAAATAATGCCCACAAATTTTACCATATGTCATTAACTACTACCTAG
- a CDS encoding acetate--CoA ligase family protein — MQKHHMLADLFEPRSIMVIGASGNPQKVGYSLLNNLLQFGYCGRVYPVNPAGGSIKEQKVYECINDIHEDIDVALIAIPAKGIPLTLRECIRKKVKFAIVISAGFKEVGAEGTMLEEEIEGIAREGNIRILGPNCLGIMNTCFNLNATFARWMLPVGRISFFSQSGALGIAILDWAISNGIGFSKFISLGNKVDLNESDFIEFLMEDPDTDVILGYIEDVVEGERFLETARKCTSVKPIILIKSGGTQAGARAASSHTGALAGSEVAFNAAFKQTGIIRASGVRDLFEIAQIFISRKKHVGDKLLIVTNAGGPGIIAADHADMLGFQLPLFNNEVIERLRNGLPRNASLYNPVDVLGDATSERYRAVLGEVPQSNDFDSVLVIVTPQAMTDVDTIADEVIRISESTDSLIFTSFMGSESTKGVEKKLNAANIPNYPYPEVAIHSLKMLVNFSQWRNRKAGTMRTFSLDKEPVRCIIERFVKKGVYALDEEAARECLETCGFVFPKRTFVVDRESASRESMRTGFPVVMKVSSPDVLHKTDVGGVKLGIKNQREVEEAFVEITSSVKRRMPNALIRGVNIYEMITGGREVIIGITYDRTFGHMIMFGLGGIYVEVLKDVSFRVVPVTETDVREMLLETKSFRLLKGIRGEESLDINSLVDAILKLNHLILTFPEIHELDINPLVVKAKGVVALDARIIIHGG; from the coding sequence ATGCAGAAGCATCATATGCTCGCAGACTTGTTTGAACCGCGTTCCATAATGGTAATCGGGGCATCCGGAAATCCTCAAAAGGTGGGATATTCCCTCTTGAATAATCTTCTACAGTTTGGATATTGCGGCAGGGTGTATCCGGTAAACCCTGCCGGTGGAAGCATAAAAGAACAAAAAGTATATGAATGCATAAACGATATTCATGAAGACATAGATGTCGCCTTAATCGCGATTCCCGCAAAGGGCATTCCTTTAACACTTAGGGAATGCATCCGGAAAAAGGTAAAATTCGCCATTGTCATATCTGCCGGTTTTAAGGAGGTAGGTGCAGAAGGAACAATGCTGGAAGAAGAGATCGAGGGGATAGCACGTGAAGGAAATATAAGGATCCTGGGCCCGAATTGTCTTGGCATAATGAATACCTGTTTCAATCTTAATGCCACTTTTGCAAGGTGGATGCTCCCTGTGGGTCGGATTTCTTTCTTTTCTCAATCAGGCGCCCTGGGAATTGCCATACTGGATTGGGCGATCAGCAACGGGATTGGTTTTTCAAAGTTTATAAGCCTCGGCAACAAGGTTGATCTGAATGAATCTGATTTTATCGAGTTTCTTATGGAGGACCCTGATACGGATGTAATCCTGGGATACATTGAAGATGTGGTTGAAGGAGAAAGGTTTTTAGAGACCGCAAGAAAATGCACGTCGGTAAAACCAATCATACTGATTAAATCGGGCGGAACCCAGGCGGGCGCCAGAGCGGCATCCTCTCATACAGGAGCGCTTGCAGGCTCAGAAGTTGCCTTTAACGCTGCATTCAAACAGACGGGGATAATCAGGGCATCCGGAGTGAGGGATCTCTTTGAGATAGCGCAGATTTTCATCTCAAGGAAGAAACATGTTGGCGATAAGCTCCTTATCGTTACGAATGCAGGTGGGCCCGGCATTATCGCGGCTGACCATGCGGACATGCTTGGGTTTCAATTACCCCTCTTCAATAATGAGGTAATAGAAAGACTCCGGAACGGACTTCCCAGGAACGCTTCTTTATATAATCCTGTGGATGTGCTGGGGGATGCTACCTCAGAAAGATACAGAGCGGTTTTAGGGGAAGTACCGCAGAGCAATGATTTCGACAGTGTTTTGGTAATAGTGACGCCCCAGGCAATGACAGATGTTGATACGATAGCCGATGAAGTAATCAGGATATCAGAAAGCACCGATAGTCTCATTTTTACTTCCTTTATGGGTTCGGAAAGCACAAAGGGAGTGGAAAAGAAACTGAATGCCGCCAACATCCCGAATTATCCTTATCCGGAAGTTGCGATACATTCACTGAAGATGCTGGTAAATTTCTCACAATGGCGTAACAGGAAAGCCGGAACAATGAGAACGTTTTCCCTGGATAAGGAACCCGTTCGGTGTATTATTGAGAGGTTTGTCAAAAAGGGTGTATATGCCCTTGACGAGGAAGCAGCACGGGAATGCCTGGAAACTTGCGGTTTCGTCTTTCCAAAAAGAACATTTGTGGTTGACAGGGAGAGCGCATCAAGAGAGTCAATGAGGACCGGTTTTCCTGTTGTCATGAAGGTCTCATCCCCTGACGTGCTCCACAAAACAGACGTGGGCGGCGTGAAACTGGGAATTAAAAATCAAAGAGAGGTCGAAGAGGCATTTGTCGAGATTACTTCATCGGTAAAACGCAGAATGCCAAATGCGCTGATAAGGGGAGTAAATATCTATGAGATGATAACCGGTGGCAGAGAGGTTATTATCGGCATAACCTATGACAGGACATTCGGTCATATGATTATGTTTGGGCTCGGCGGGATTTACGTAGAGGTATTAAAAGATGTTTCTTTCAGGGTTGTCCCTGTAACAGAGACAGACGTACGCGAGATGTTGCTGGAGACAAAATCCTTCCGCCTCCTCAAAGGAATACGAGGTGAAGAGTCTCTTGACATTAATTCGTTAGTAGATGCCATTCTCAAGCTTAACCATCTGATTCTTACTTTTCCTGAAATTCATGAACTCGATATTAATCCTTTAGTGGTAAAGGCAAAGGGTGTTGTTGCCCTTGATGCAAGAATAATTATTCATGGAGGCTAA
- a CDS encoding glycosyltransferase, whose translation MKGYASALRENVSRWIKEVKDVNILVGIPCYNNEDTISHVVSTVAEGLRTYFPDKKSALFVSDGGSTDNTREKAYTAPVPEGFQRRVTIYRGMPGKGTSFRAVFELAMHLKADCCVVVDSDLRSITPEWIKLLAEPVMKGNAEFVAPYYIRHKNDGTITNNIIYPITRALYGLRMRQPIGGDFGFSGEMAVLYTKEDVWETDVAKFGIDIWMSTTAINAGIKVVQAQLGTKVHDAKDPSEHLAPMFRQVVSTLFYLMGKYESKWRNIKGSTPVDTLGEPKEMSKIEPVSVNFNKLEAELLEGFSHFDPLYKQIIEPENYNNLSKNVQKLKKTGKIMFPADLWAKILYDVAFTYQTWSRNKKKLIDIMVPLYFGRTAAYCHEVSGLDDEHAEKIVEDQAKIFESQKSYLVKKYEAWE comes from the coding sequence ATGAAAGGATATGCAAGCGCCCTCCGTGAAAATGTATCTAGGTGGATAAAAGAAGTTAAGGATGTAAACATCCTTGTTGGTATTCCCTGTTATAATAATGAAGACACAATATCCCACGTTGTTTCAACGGTAGCGGAGGGTCTGAGGACCTATTTTCCCGATAAAAAGAGCGCCCTCTTTGTTTCCGATGGAGGTTCGACGGATAATACACGAGAAAAAGCTTATACGGCACCGGTTCCTGAGGGATTCCAGAGAAGGGTTACGATATATCGCGGTATGCCGGGAAAAGGCACCTCGTTCAGGGCAGTATTTGAATTGGCAATGCATCTGAAAGCGGATTGTTGCGTAGTGGTCGATTCCGATTTAAGAAGTATTACGCCCGAGTGGATAAAACTCCTCGCGGAACCTGTTATGAAAGGGAACGCAGAGTTTGTCGCCCCATATTATATACGACATAAAAATGACGGTACGATTACGAACAACATCATTTACCCGATAACAAGGGCCCTGTATGGGTTACGCATGAGACAACCGATAGGGGGAGATTTTGGGTTCAGTGGTGAAATGGCGGTGTTGTATACAAAAGAAGACGTATGGGAAACCGACGTCGCGAAATTTGGTATAGATATATGGATGAGTACTACTGCGATCAACGCCGGTATTAAGGTGGTACAAGCGCAGCTGGGCACGAAGGTGCATGACGCAAAGGACCCGTCAGAACATTTGGCGCCTATGTTTCGACAGGTGGTCAGTACACTTTTTTACCTGATGGGAAAATACGAATCAAAATGGAGGAATATAAAAGGGAGTACTCCGGTTGATACCTTGGGAGAACCAAAGGAAATGTCCAAGATAGAACCGGTATCGGTAAATTTCAACAAACTCGAAGCTGAATTGTTAGAGGGTTTTTCACATTTTGATCCGCTCTATAAGCAAATAATTGAGCCGGAAAATTATAACAATCTTTCAAAAAATGTGCAAAAATTGAAAAAAACGGGAAAGATCATGTTCCCTGCTGATTTATGGGCAAAGATTTTATATGATGTCGCCTTTACCTACCAGACGTGGAGTCGAAATAAAAAGAAACTTATTGACATCATGGTGCCTCTTTATTTTGGCAGGACGGCGGCATACTGCCACGAGGTTTCCGGATTGGATGATGAACACGCAGAGAAGATTGTAGAAGACCAGGCAAAGATATTTGAATCTCAAAAATCTTACCTTGTAAAGAAATATGAGGCCTGGGAATAA
- a CDS encoding glycerate kinase, with amino-acid sequence MHIRKLRQHASEIFHAGLQAVNPKTAVKSFIRKEGNTLIVDAKEYNLDHFNNIYIVGGGKAGAPMAAAVEETLGSLITEGFINVKYGHTAQVKNITIHESAHPVPDESGRRGAEKIVKLVKRAGKEDLVICLISGGGSALLPLPVEGISLGEKQEITKQLLACGATINEINAVRKHISQIKGGQLARYAYPATFISLILSDVIGNYLDVIASGPTVPDNSTFGDVKEILEHYSLWDKIPAAVKYHVEKGTKGEAPETPKAGEQIFSHTQNVIVGSNIQAVLAAAKKARELRYHTMVLSSFIEGETKDVARVHAAIAKEILQSGNPISTPSCVISGGETTVTLQGKGKGGRNQEFCLAAAIDIAGLDPVVMLSGGTDGTDGPTDAAGALCDGQTVYRALERGMKALNYLYDNNSYTFFKNLEDLMITGPTNTNVMDLRLILVGTNVKTG; translated from the coding sequence ATGCACATACGAAAGCTCCGACAACATGCAAGCGAAATTTTTCACGCCGGTTTGCAGGCGGTAAATCCGAAAACAGCAGTAAAGAGCTTCATAAGGAAAGAGGGCAATACCCTCATTGTAGATGCGAAAGAATATAATCTTGATCATTTCAACAACATCTACATCGTCGGTGGAGGCAAAGCCGGTGCGCCTATGGCTGCAGCAGTAGAGGAGACATTGGGTAGTCTCATCACAGAAGGATTCATTAACGTTAAGTACGGACATACGGCACAAGTAAAAAATATCACCATACACGAGTCCGCTCATCCGGTACCTGACGAGTCAGGGCGCCGGGGCGCAGAGAAAATCGTGAAACTCGTAAAGCGAGCGGGGAAAGAGGATCTTGTGATCTGCCTTATCTCCGGTGGCGGTTCAGCGCTGCTTCCGTTACCCGTCGAGGGCATTTCTCTCGGCGAAAAACAAGAGATTACGAAACAATTGTTGGCTTGTGGAGCGACAATAAATGAAATAAATGCCGTACGGAAACACATCTCTCAGATCAAGGGAGGACAACTTGCCCGTTATGCTTATCCAGCCACCTTTATTTCTTTAATACTCTCAGACGTTATTGGCAATTACCTGGATGTTATCGCCTCAGGCCCCACAGTTCCGGATAACTCTACATTTGGAGACGTAAAAGAAATCCTTGAACATTATTCACTATGGGACAAAATTCCGGCTGCGGTTAAATATCATGTTGAAAAAGGGACAAAAGGTGAAGCTCCGGAAACTCCAAAGGCAGGAGAACAGATATTTTCTCATACACAAAATGTTATCGTGGGAAGCAATATACAAGCGGTTCTCGCTGCTGCGAAAAAAGCCAGGGAGCTGCGCTACCATACCATGGTTCTCTCTTCTTTCATTGAAGGGGAGACAAAAGATGTCGCACGGGTACATGCCGCTATTGCAAAGGAAATTTTACAGTCAGGAAATCCTATCTCCACACCTTCTTGCGTTATTTCCGGCGGTGAAACCACTGTGACTCTACAAGGAAAAGGAAAAGGCGGGAGGAACCAGGAATTCTGCCTGGCCGCGGCCATCGATATTGCCGGGTTGGATCCGGTTGTAATGTTGAGCGGAGGAACTGACGGCACTGACGGACCAACGGACGCTGCCGGCGCACTGTGTGACGGACAAACAGTGTATCGGGCTCTCGAAAGAGGCATGAAGGCATTGAATTATCTCTACGATAACAATTCCTATACCTTCTTTAAAAACCTGGAAGACCTGATGATAACAGGCCCGACCAATACAAACGTAATGGATTTACGACTGATTCTCGTTGGGACAAATGTAAAAACCGGCTAG